The Desulfovibrionales bacterium genome has a window encoding:
- a CDS encoding type II toxin-antitoxin system Phd/YefM family antitoxin — translation MGNLLNIIPVSDLRQDAAKILKQLRNKKEPLVITQRGRAAAVIISVDAYEKSENEKEILRLLAKGDREIEIGEGYDLDTVLAEADSLLTKEPS, via the coding sequence ATGGGTAATCTATTAAACATCATTCCAGTTAGCGATTTGAGGCAAGATGCCGCCAAGATTCTGAAACAATTACGAAACAAAAAAGAGCCGTTAGTCATTACGCAGCGGGGGCGGGCAGCTGCGGTAATAATCAGTGTCGATGCGTATGAGAAATCTGAAAATGAAAAAGAGATTCTGCGCCTTTTAGCCAAGGGAGATAGGGAAATAGAAATAGGTGAAGGATACGATCTGGACACTGTACTTGCTGAAGCTGATTCACTCTTAACCAAGGAACCCTCGTGA